A window of Corallococcus macrosporus DSM 14697 contains these coding sequences:
- a CDS encoding methyl-accepting chemotaxis protein, which translates to MRFLDGMKLRTRLMLAVFLLVAGAIAPLSILVKRSSEDALREQIHATLQAEAEGLRELVEAALTEREGNARSWAEDSIVRGALLFDTFDKSDAVLASLKKRHASFAGLVLFSEDGRALSASTPALLASFAGREQEVRQTTWFRGALENRLDDQSLAQVDPFFQKRVLPFAVPVISPISDSRIGILLAAYDWGHVGTEVAEALARARERGQQSFALEVLSAEGTPLFDSRQDGAPRVANALRFEAVDGRTEVDVGDGWRFVATVSPKEAYTALNRGALIAGSLTAAALVLSMLGSWWLARSVTRPITTLSEVVGSIVREGDLTQQVEVPSRRDEVGELAAAFSQMMSHLRESTTSLQQGTRVLGQTVAELTSAAAQQERNLSRQAAALQETQSTAQEIKQTSLMAAERSQEVLGVTARARDVGSAGEATVSASLQGFEQLREQVGRMAGSITALEERTRQIGGITQSVKDLADQSNMLALNAAIEAVRSGEHGKGFGVVAREIRSLADQSISSTARVREILDDVQRAIRDTSLLSEEGQRRTEVGLTQVRASGESLRELAGIIQDNASAAQQIATAVSQQNAGVAQIFTAVTDLSRMMEETLQGMKGTQQTTQALREVAQRMEVAAGTYRV; encoded by the coding sequence ATGCGCTTCCTCGACGGAATGAAGCTCCGCACCCGCCTCATGCTGGCCGTGTTCCTGCTGGTCGCGGGAGCCATCGCCCCGCTCAGCATCCTCGTGAAGCGCTCCTCCGAGGACGCGCTCCGGGAGCAGATTCACGCCACCCTCCAGGCCGAGGCGGAGGGCCTGCGGGAGCTGGTGGAAGCCGCGCTCACCGAACGCGAAGGCAACGCGCGAAGCTGGGCGGAGGACTCCATCGTGCGCGGCGCCCTGCTGTTCGACACCTTCGACAAGAGCGACGCGGTGCTGGCGTCACTCAAGAAGCGGCACGCGTCCTTCGCCGGCCTGGTGCTGTTCTCCGAGGACGGCCGGGCGCTCTCCGCCAGCACCCCGGCCCTGCTGGCGTCCTTCGCCGGGCGCGAGCAGGAGGTGCGCCAGACGACCTGGTTCCGCGGCGCGCTGGAGAACCGGCTGGACGACCAATCCCTGGCGCAGGTCGACCCCTTCTTCCAGAAGCGCGTGCTGCCCTTCGCGGTGCCCGTCATCAGCCCCATCAGCGACTCGCGCATCGGCATCCTCCTGGCGGCCTATGACTGGGGCCACGTGGGCACGGAGGTCGCGGAGGCGCTGGCGCGCGCCCGCGAACGGGGACAGCAGAGCTTCGCGCTGGAGGTGCTGTCCGCGGAGGGGACGCCGCTGTTCGACTCCCGCCAGGACGGGGCGCCGCGCGTCGCCAACGCGCTCCGCTTCGAGGCCGTGGATGGCAGGACGGAGGTGGACGTGGGTGACGGCTGGCGCTTCGTGGCCACCGTCTCGCCCAAGGAGGCCTACACCGCGCTCAACCGGGGCGCCCTCATCGCCGGCTCGCTGACGGCGGCGGCGCTGGTCCTGAGCATGCTGGGCTCCTGGTGGCTGGCCCGGAGCGTGACGCGGCCCATCACCACGCTCAGCGAGGTCGTCGGGAGCATCGTCCGCGAAGGGGACCTGACGCAGCAGGTGGAGGTGCCCTCGCGCAGGGACGAGGTCGGCGAGCTGGCCGCGGCCTTCTCCCAGATGATGAGCCACCTGCGCGAGTCCACCACCAGCCTCCAGCAGGGCACGCGCGTGCTGGGGCAGACGGTGGCGGAGCTGACCAGCGCCGCCGCCCAGCAGGAGCGCAACCTGTCCCGCCAGGCCGCCGCCCTCCAGGAGACGCAGTCGACGGCGCAGGAAATCAAGCAGACGTCGCTGATGGCCGCGGAGCGCTCCCAGGAGGTGCTCGGCGTCACCGCGCGCGCCCGCGACGTGGGCAGCGCCGGAGAGGCCACCGTCAGCGCCAGCCTCCAGGGCTTCGAACAGCTCCGCGAGCAGGTGGGCCGGATGGCGGGCAGCATCACCGCCCTGGAGGAGCGCACGCGCCAGATTGGCGGCATCACCCAGTCGGTGAAGGACCTGGCGGACCAGTCCAACATGCTGGCGCTCAACGCGGCCATCGAGGCGGTGCGGTCGGGCGAGCACGGCAAGGGCTTTGGCGTGGTGGCCCGGGAGATTCGCAGCCTGGCGGACCAGTCCATCAGCTCCACGGCCCGCGTCCGCGAAATCCTGGACGACGTCCAGCGCGCCATCCGGGACACGTCCCTGCTGTCCGAGGAAGGCCAGCGCCGCACCGAGGTCGGCCTGACCCAGGTGCGCGCCAGCGGGGAGAGCCTGCGCGAGCTCGCGGGCATCATCCAGGACAACGCCAGCGCCGCGCAGCAGATCGCCACGGCGGTGAGCCAGCAGAACGCGGGCGTCGCGCAAATCTTCACCGCCGTGACGGACCTGTCCCGGATGATGGAAGAGACGCTCCAGGGGATGAAAGGCACCCAGCAGACCACCCAGGCCCTGCGCGAGGTGGCGCAGCGCATGGAAGTGGCGGCGGGCACCTACCGCGTCTGA
- a CDS encoding PDC sensor domain-containing protein, which produces MSWFSIAVAVLAQMPADGVAQVKKVDQLVPALQKLATDPEVIRAVREQNARRVSPGTIREQDTAWMATPALTPFKERLLNSACSRVLNRHRAKLGRVIAEAFAMDNQGALVGSTRRTSDYWQGDEEKFQVPFTQGTQLREKPFFDESSQSFVIQVSFPVRDGGRTIGALSVGISLMDL; this is translated from the coding sequence ATGTCGTGGTTCAGTATCGCGGTCGCTGTGCTGGCACAGATGCCCGCCGACGGCGTGGCGCAGGTGAAGAAGGTGGACCAGCTCGTGCCGGCGCTCCAGAAGCTGGCCACCGACCCCGAAGTCATCCGAGCGGTGCGTGAGCAGAACGCCCGCCGCGTCTCCCCGGGCACCATCCGCGAGCAGGACACCGCCTGGATGGCGACCCCCGCGCTGACCCCCTTCAAGGAGCGGCTGCTGAACAGCGCCTGCTCCCGCGTCCTGAACCGGCACCGGGCGAAGCTGGGGCGCGTCATCGCCGAGGCCTTCGCCATGGACAACCAGGGCGCGCTCGTGGGCTCCACGCGCCGCACGTCCGACTACTGGCAGGGGGACGAGGAGAAGTTCCAGGTGCCCTTCACGCAGGGGACGCAGCTTCGAGAGAAGCCCTTCTTCGACGAATCCTCGCAGTCCTTCGTCATCCAGGTCTCCTTCCCGGTCCGTGATGGCGGGCGCACCATCGGCGCGCTCTCCGTCGGCATCTCCCTGATGGACCTCTGA
- a CDS encoding ferritin-like domain-containing protein has protein sequence MESNRLRLLFSRALRASLASPLVLTGCDGGEVDLTGYVEPACENRNLAVTGLSPVTTPEFIALRAFAPMDESAESKWRVSSTGTPCATATQPDVCQSALESLAPTPGFRDACGVLCTDYFLATTRGDTVSAIASLEALKAFLGPIDTTQEAALTAFASGYDIGCGNGLNHGAVKDLGDGTFGVVGTQGMACGKGTELTRHVLRVTSTGEVVEEERTVLERGSDNCAVGRRPEGLQSPGAVACDDVLGRHFATIAHLEAASIQAFLRLREELALHGADVALQDAALVSALEEVMHTEVSARLAGRHGATPPAPQVDAAAPRSLFAVALDNAVEGCVRETFGALVARHQAMHARDGEVRASMARIAEDETRHAALSWKIDQWAQARLSGSEREVLQLAKQRAAAALREEAAAPVNPVLVSEAGLPSPEVAVALVDTLARELWA, from the coding sequence ATGGAATCGAACCGCTTGCGTCTGCTCTTCTCCCGAGCCCTGCGTGCCTCGCTCGCCTCGCCCTTGGTGCTTACAGGGTGTGACGGTGGTGAGGTGGATTTGACAGGCTATGTCGAGCCTGCGTGTGAGAACCGGAACCTGGCTGTGACAGGTTTGTCACCTGTGACGACGCCTGAGTTCATCGCGCTCCGCGCCTTCGCCCCAATGGACGAATCCGCCGAGTCGAAGTGGCGGGTCTCCTCGACAGGAACACCTTGTGCCACGGCAACCCAGCCCGACGTCTGTCAGTCCGCGCTGGAATCACTGGCGCCCACCCCGGGCTTCCGCGACGCCTGCGGAGTCCTCTGCACGGACTATTTCCTCGCGACCACTCGCGGCGACACGGTGTCTGCCATCGCCTCGTTGGAAGCCCTGAAGGCGTTCCTGGGGCCCATCGACACGACGCAAGAAGCCGCGCTGACGGCCTTTGCCTCCGGCTACGACATCGGCTGTGGCAATGGGCTCAATCATGGCGCGGTGAAGGACCTGGGCGACGGCACGTTCGGCGTCGTCGGCACTCAGGGCATGGCGTGTGGCAAGGGGACGGAGCTGACGCGACATGTGCTGCGGGTGACTTCGACGGGGGAGGTGGTGGAGGAGGAGCGCACGGTGTTGGAGCGGGGCTCGGACAACTGTGCCGTGGGGCGCAGGCCGGAGGGCTTGCAATCGCCCGGCGCGGTGGCCTGTGACGATGTGCTGGGGCGGCACTTCGCCACCATTGCCCACCTGGAGGCCGCGTCCATCCAGGCCTTCCTGCGGCTGCGGGAGGAGCTGGCCCTGCATGGGGCGGACGTCGCGCTTCAGGACGCGGCGCTGGTGAGCGCGCTGGAGGAGGTCATGCACACGGAGGTCAGCGCCCGGCTGGCGGGACGGCACGGCGCGACGCCCCCGGCGCCCCAGGTGGACGCCGCGGCGCCGCGCTCCTTGTTCGCGGTGGCGCTGGACAACGCGGTGGAGGGCTGCGTGCGGGAGACCTTCGGCGCGCTGGTGGCGCGGCATCAGGCGATGCATGCCCGGGATGGCGAGGTGCGCGCCTCCATGGCCCGTATCGCCGAGGACGAGACGCGGCACGCGGCGCTGTCCTGGAAGATTGACCAGTGGGCCCAGGCGCGGCTCTCGGGCTCCGAGCGGGAGGTGCTCCAACTCGCGAAGCAGCGGGCGGCGGCGGCCCTGCGCGAGGAGGCCGCGGCGCCGGTGAATCCGGTGCTCGTGTCCGAGGCCGGCCTGCCTTCTCCCGAGGTCGCGGTGGCCCTGGTGGACACGCTCGCACGGGAGCTGTGGGCCTGA
- a CDS encoding pirin family protein, with the protein MSQQPEAVLRVEPLGMPWRTPDPFLFCVHHDDKYPVGNERLGPSASLAGRNIGQDFDGRDGWNMYHGTVVPGFPQHPHRGFETVTVVRRGLLDHSDSLGAAARFGGGDVQWLTAGAGINHSEMFPLLSRDTPNPVELFQIWLNLPRVNKLVAPHFSMLWNHVIPRHVARDEAGRTTEVTVVAGTLGDVKAPPPPPRSWAAQAEADVAIWTLKLAPGARWTLPAAAQGSNRMLYFFLGSGLRVAGRAIPSSRSIELRADVAVELENSGADEAELLMLQGRPIGEPVVQYGPFVMNSRQEIQQAFADYQRTGFGGWPWPANDPVHPREEGRFARHADGRVERPA; encoded by the coding sequence ATGAGTCAGCAGCCAGAAGCCGTCCTTCGTGTGGAGCCGCTCGGGATGCCGTGGCGGACCCCGGACCCGTTCCTCTTCTGTGTCCACCACGACGACAAGTACCCCGTGGGGAACGAGCGGCTCGGGCCCTCCGCCTCGCTGGCGGGCCGCAACATCGGCCAGGACTTCGACGGGCGGGACGGCTGGAACATGTACCACGGCACCGTGGTGCCCGGCTTTCCCCAGCACCCGCACCGGGGGTTCGAGACCGTCACCGTGGTGCGCAGGGGGCTGCTCGACCACTCGGACTCCCTGGGGGCGGCCGCGCGCTTCGGCGGTGGAGACGTGCAGTGGCTCACCGCGGGCGCGGGCATCAACCATTCGGAGATGTTCCCGCTGCTGTCGCGTGACACGCCGAACCCGGTGGAGCTGTTTCAAATCTGGCTCAACCTGCCGCGGGTGAACAAGCTCGTGGCGCCGCACTTCTCCATGCTGTGGAACCACGTCATCCCACGGCACGTCGCCCGGGATGAGGCGGGACGCACCACGGAGGTCACGGTGGTGGCCGGCACGCTGGGAGACGTGAAGGCGCCACCGCCGCCGCCCAGGTCCTGGGCCGCGCAGGCGGAGGCGGACGTGGCCATCTGGACCCTCAAGCTGGCGCCGGGCGCGCGCTGGACGCTGCCGGCGGCGGCCCAGGGCAGCAACCGGATGTTGTACTTCTTCCTCGGCTCCGGATTGCGCGTGGCGGGTCGTGCCATTCCGTCGTCGCGCAGCATCGAGCTGCGCGCCGACGTGGCGGTGGAGTTGGAGAACAGCGGCGCGGACGAGGCGGAGTTGCTGATGCTCCAGGGGCGCCCGATTGGCGAGCCCGTCGTGCAGTACGGCCCGTTCGTGATGAACTCGCGGCAGGAAATCCAGCAGGCCTTCGCGGACTACCAGCGCACGGGGTTTGGCGGCTGGCCGTGGCCGGCCAATGACCCGGTCCATCCCCGGGAGGAAGGCCGCTTCGCGCGGCACGCGGACGGCCGAGTCGAACGTCCCGCCTGA
- a CDS encoding DNA alkylation repair protein, whose protein sequence is MPTTKNTRPTTSSTTSREDTEARVREALAELERLASPTVRDGLARYGIPAEHALGVAMRDIQGLARRLGKDHALATALWKTGVYEARMLCAYVGEVDRVTPAEMNRWARDFDSWAVCDGLCFALWDRSPHAWAMTDTWAGHRDEFVKRAAFALLASLAVHDKACEDAPFLGALALIEREATDGRNFVKKGVNWALRAIGVRRSPPLRKAARALATRLAASGDATARWVGKDALRAFAKADAKPPKPEPKATRKKAAAKTPKRSRG, encoded by the coding sequence ATGCCGACGACGAAGAACACCCGCCCCACGACGAGCAGCACGACCTCGCGTGAGGACACCGAGGCCCGGGTACGTGAGGCCCTGGCCGAGCTCGAACGCCTCGCCTCACCCACCGTGCGGGACGGACTCGCCCGGTATGGGATTCCCGCCGAGCACGCCCTGGGCGTGGCGATGCGGGACATCCAGGGGCTCGCGCGTCGCCTCGGGAAGGACCACGCGCTCGCCACGGCCCTGTGGAAGACCGGCGTCTACGAGGCACGCATGCTCTGTGCCTACGTCGGTGAAGTGGACCGCGTCACTCCCGCCGAGATGAACCGGTGGGCCCGTGACTTCGACAGTTGGGCGGTCTGCGACGGGCTCTGCTTCGCGCTCTGGGACCGCAGCCCGCATGCCTGGGCCATGACGGACACGTGGGCCGGCCACCGCGACGAATTCGTCAAGCGCGCGGCCTTTGCCCTGCTCGCCTCGCTCGCGGTCCACGACAAGGCCTGTGAGGACGCGCCCTTCCTCGGCGCGCTGGCGCTCATCGAGCGCGAAGCCACCGACGGCCGGAACTTCGTCAAGAAGGGGGTGAACTGGGCCCTGCGCGCCATTGGCGTCAGGCGCAGCCCTCCCCTCCGGAAGGCGGCGCGCGCCCTGGCCACCCGGCTCGCGGCCAGCGGTGACGCCACCGCGCGCTGGGTGGGGAAGGACGCGCTGCGCGCCTTCGCCAAGGCGGATGCGAAGCCGCCGAAGCCCGAACCCAAGGCGACCCGGAAGAAGGCCGCGGCGAAGACGCCGAAGCGCTCGCGCGGCTGA
- a CDS encoding sulfite exporter TauE/SafE family protein, whose translation MPSTDHLLLTVAVFVLAGFVKGVVGLGLPTIAMALLALVMPPATAAALLIVPSLVTNVWQLRPGATLSPLLRRLAPMQAGVCVGTLAGAWVLGAPVGAWATVSLGVALVAYALWALSGARIAVGPVGEKYVGPWVGALTGFVTAATGVFVIPAVPYLQALGFEREELIQAMGLSFTVSTLALAAGLYVNAPESGGAHWGLSLLMLAPALLGMQAGQGLRQRLPPALFRTCFLAGLMLLGIHMVAREALAG comes from the coding sequence ATGCCATCCACCGACCATCTCTTGCTGACCGTGGCCGTCTTCGTGCTCGCGGGCTTCGTCAAGGGCGTGGTGGGCCTGGGCCTGCCCACCATCGCCATGGCGTTGCTGGCCCTGGTGATGCCGCCCGCGACCGCGGCCGCCCTGCTCATCGTGCCCTCGCTGGTCACCAACGTCTGGCAGCTTCGGCCCGGGGCGACCCTGAGTCCCTTGTTGCGGCGATTGGCGCCGATGCAGGCCGGCGTCTGTGTCGGGACGCTCGCCGGAGCGTGGGTGCTGGGCGCGCCCGTGGGGGCCTGGGCCACGGTGTCGCTGGGCGTGGCGCTGGTCGCCTACGCGCTCTGGGCCCTCAGCGGAGCCCGCATCGCGGTGGGGCCGGTGGGGGAGAAGTACGTGGGGCCCTGGGTGGGCGCGCTCACCGGCTTCGTCACGGCGGCGACGGGCGTCTTCGTCATCCCCGCGGTGCCGTACCTCCAAGCGCTGGGGTTCGAGCGCGAGGAGTTGATTCAAGCCATGGGCCTCTCGTTCACGGTGTCCACGCTTGCCCTGGCGGCGGGGCTCTACGTCAACGCGCCCGAGTCCGGCGGCGCGCACTGGGGGCTGTCCCTGCTGATGCTGGCTCCGGCGCTGCTGGGGATGCAGGCCGGACAGGGGCTGCGCCAGCGGCTTCCGCCCGCGCTGTTCCGGACATGCTTCCTGGCCGGCTTGATGCTGCTGGGAATCCACATGGTCGCCCGCGAAGCGCTGGCGGGGTGA
- a CDS encoding NADP-dependent oxidoreductase, translating to MKTSIPSQMKAAAIDRFGGPEVLGMKTVSVPPVGPGEVLIQVETAGVGQWDSAEREGEMEELKPGKSSFPYVLGTDGAGAIVAVGEGVKDRKVGDRVYASGFLSDKGGFFAEYAVVKAGDTAPMPKGLSAEQAGVLAADGITALQGVQDTLSIREGMTVLVCGASGGVGHLAVQLARRLGARVMAVASGADGVALVKRLGAEQAVDGRGDGDLAKAVRDFAPDGFDAALVLAGGEGIDKALQAVKKGGHIAYPNGVEPVPRAPDGVKLSSYDGKSNPDVLARLNRLIEAGPFHVEVAQVYRLDDAGRALEAVSKHHLGKLALRIH from the coding sequence ATGAAGACGTCCATTCCATCGCAGATGAAGGCCGCCGCCATTGACCGCTTCGGTGGGCCGGAGGTGCTCGGCATGAAGACGGTCTCCGTTCCTCCCGTGGGCCCGGGAGAGGTGCTCATCCAGGTGGAGACCGCGGGTGTCGGCCAATGGGACTCGGCGGAGCGTGAGGGCGAGATGGAGGAGCTCAAGCCGGGCAAGTCATCCTTCCCCTATGTGCTGGGGACGGACGGGGCTGGTGCCATCGTGGCTGTGGGGGAAGGCGTCAAGGACCGCAAGGTGGGCGACAGGGTGTACGCCTCTGGCTTCCTCAGCGACAAGGGCGGGTTCTTCGCCGAGTACGCGGTGGTGAAGGCGGGCGACACGGCGCCCATGCCCAAGGGGTTGAGCGCGGAACAGGCGGGCGTCCTGGCCGCGGACGGCATCACGGCGCTTCAGGGGGTGCAGGACACGCTGAGCATCCGCGAAGGCATGACGGTGCTGGTGTGCGGCGCGAGCGGCGGCGTGGGCCATCTGGCGGTGCAGCTCGCCAGGCGGCTCGGCGCGCGCGTCATGGCGGTGGCCTCTGGCGCGGACGGCGTGGCGTTGGTGAAGCGCCTGGGGGCGGAGCAGGCCGTGGATGGACGCGGCGACGGCGACCTGGCGAAGGCGGTTCGGGACTTCGCGCCGGACGGGTTCGACGCGGCGCTGGTGCTCGCGGGTGGCGAGGGCATCGACAAGGCGCTTCAGGCCGTGAAGAAGGGCGGCCACATCGCGTACCCGAACGGCGTGGAGCCGGTGCCGCGCGCGCCTGACGGCGTCAAGCTGTCCTCCTACGACGGCAAGTCCAACCCGGACGTCCTGGCGCGCCTCAACCGGCTCATCGAAGCAGGGCCCTTCCACGTCGAGGTCGCTCAGGTGTACCGGCTGGATGACGCGGGGCGCGCGCTGGAGGCCGTGAGCAAGCATCACCTGGGCAAGCTGGCCCTGCGCATCCACTGA
- a CDS encoding linear amide C-N hydrolase, with translation MCTNFLIVAKDSSAVVGRSMEFGVDLHSKLRVHAPGETFRSPASMLNPHGLTWTSKHGFVGVTGDLFGITAITDGLNTEGLSAGALWMPDSQFPHATDPAKALAPELFVSWALGNFATVEEVYDVLVRKEVQIWHSEWLTKLAPLHFPIHDAKGNSLVVEFINGEMNLYTGEDNPVGVLTNHPTFPEQLQNLRNYARLSPYDTDPVTLGSAQFSPHGCGSGMFGLPGDSTPPSRFVRTTYLRQAAQVPTNAHEASVLALHLLNAVDIPLGTSRKHADSPDQEKCDHTLWVVVKDLTNRVLNIRFYDSFAVQSVDLKTLDFAAAAKRKSIDVPPITSGIDITARLAG, from the coding sequence ATGTGCACGAACTTCCTCATCGTCGCCAAGGACTCGAGCGCCGTCGTCGGCCGCAGCATGGAGTTTGGCGTCGACCTTCATTCCAAGCTGAGGGTCCACGCCCCCGGGGAGACCTTCCGCTCTCCGGCGTCCATGCTGAACCCCCATGGGCTGACGTGGACCTCGAAGCATGGCTTCGTCGGCGTCACGGGAGACCTCTTCGGCATCACCGCCATCACGGATGGCCTCAACACGGAGGGGCTGTCCGCGGGCGCGCTCTGGATGCCTGACTCCCAGTTCCCCCACGCCACCGACCCGGCCAAGGCCCTGGCGCCGGAGCTCTTCGTGAGCTGGGCGCTGGGGAACTTCGCCACCGTGGAGGAGGTGTACGACGTCCTCGTGCGCAAGGAGGTCCAAATCTGGCACAGCGAATGGCTGACGAAGCTCGCTCCGCTGCACTTCCCCATTCACGATGCGAAGGGCAACAGCCTGGTCGTGGAGTTCATCAACGGAGAGATGAACCTCTACACGGGCGAGGACAACCCCGTGGGCGTCCTGACCAACCACCCGACCTTCCCAGAGCAACTGCAGAACCTCAGGAACTATGCGCGGCTGAGCCCGTATGACACCGACCCGGTGACGTTGGGCTCCGCCCAGTTCAGCCCTCACGGGTGCGGCAGCGGCATGTTCGGGCTGCCAGGGGATTCGACGCCGCCCTCTCGCTTCGTCCGTACCACCTACCTCCGGCAGGCGGCGCAGGTCCCCACCAACGCGCACGAGGCGAGCGTGCTGGCGCTCCACCTGCTCAACGCGGTGGACATCCCGCTGGGTACCAGCCGCAAGCACGCGGATTCGCCCGACCAGGAGAAATGCGACCACACCCTCTGGGTCGTGGTGAAGGACCTCACGAACCGCGTCCTGAACATCCGCTTCTACGACAGCTTCGCCGTGCAGTCGGTGGACCTGAAGACGCTCGACTTCGCCGCCGCCGCGAAGCGCAAGAGCATTGACGTCCCTCCCATCACGTCGGGCATCGACATCACCGCGCGACTGGCGGGCTGA
- a CDS encoding helicase-related protein, whose protein sequence is MNASPSSRSSVVVAELGPTNTGKTHRAIERMLEHDSGIMGLPLRLLAREVYDRVTARVGEGRVALMTGEEKRLPPRPDYWICTVEAMPTDKAVDFIAVDEIQLAAHRERGHVFTDRLLHARGRKETWFLGADTMRPMVQTLIPHASVKRATRLSQLRYAGHRSLKSLPPRSAVVAFSADRVYELAESLRRLRGGVAVVLGALSPRTRNAQVAMYQSGEVQYLVATDAIGMGLNLDLNHVAFAALSKFDGADQRELYPDELAQIAGRAGRHLNDGSFGTLNTLPELPPRVVSAIETHRFPAVRSLIWRNSALDFSSPEALLDSLARAPGHSAFIRVERADDFDALKDLSRVPAIQELARGPAMVELLWQVCQIPDFRKGLFGQHVALLRETFLQLTAGDGRLDPTWLNKQVSPLDDVSGDLHTLMDRLAAIRIWTYISHRPGWLREAEQWQARTRGIEDALGDALHERLVERFVQRAARRSARRFARPTARPAAGSDSPFAKLGHLLDEMPGADGSAMTEEQFVQRVVDASHDAFQVDAAGVISFEGEPLARLVRGTDRRSPLLALAEPEVWTAGARQRLERRLLALARDLVTEAMGGFPAESFSGAGRSPVARGLAYRLSEGLGVISQGEAREQWRLLDEEARARLREQGVCEGHRFVYVAEALAPHALERRRMLTSLFLQRPVPMGVPREPVLPASSLDGREARAYGYEVLGSVALRIDVVERLSEALRHPHGGRQVHALMRELHLEGGVRARVLRELGGASGSPPSRRRRRRRGGSAPASGKSGGHPS, encoded by the coding sequence ATGAACGCCAGCCCATCCAGCCGGTCGTCCGTCGTCGTGGCGGAGCTGGGGCCCACGAACACGGGGAAGACGCACCGGGCCATCGAGCGCATGCTCGAACATGACTCGGGCATCATGGGGTTGCCGCTCCGCCTGCTCGCCCGGGAGGTCTATGACCGGGTGACCGCCCGGGTGGGCGAGGGCCGGGTGGCCCTGATGACGGGGGAGGAGAAGCGCCTGCCCCCGCGCCCCGACTACTGGATTTGCACCGTCGAGGCGATGCCGACCGACAAGGCCGTGGACTTCATCGCGGTGGATGAAATCCAGCTCGCCGCCCACCGCGAGCGCGGGCACGTCTTCACGGACCGGCTGCTTCATGCGCGGGGACGCAAGGAGACCTGGTTCCTGGGCGCGGACACCATGCGGCCCATGGTCCAGACGCTCATCCCCCACGCGTCGGTGAAGCGCGCCACCCGCCTGTCGCAGCTTCGCTACGCCGGGCATCGCTCCCTGAAGAGCCTCCCGCCGAGGTCGGCGGTGGTCGCGTTCTCCGCGGACCGCGTGTACGAGCTGGCCGAGTCGCTGCGGCGGCTCCGGGGCGGCGTGGCCGTGGTGCTCGGGGCGCTGTCGCCCCGGACGCGCAACGCCCAGGTGGCCATGTACCAGTCCGGGGAGGTGCAGTACCTGGTGGCCACGGATGCCATTGGCATGGGGTTGAACCTGGACCTCAACCACGTGGCCTTCGCCGCGCTGTCCAAGTTCGACGGCGCCGACCAGCGGGAGCTCTACCCGGATGAGCTGGCGCAGATCGCCGGACGCGCCGGGCGTCACCTGAACGACGGGAGCTTCGGCACCCTGAACACGCTGCCGGAGCTGCCGCCGCGGGTGGTCTCCGCCATTGAAACGCACCGCTTCCCGGCGGTCCGGAGCCTCATCTGGCGCAACTCGGCGCTCGACTTCTCCAGCCCGGAGGCCTTGCTGGACTCGCTGGCGCGCGCGCCGGGGCACAGCGCCTTCATCCGCGTGGAGCGCGCGGACGACTTCGATGCGCTCAAGGACCTCTCGCGCGTGCCGGCCATCCAGGAGCTGGCCAGGGGGCCGGCCATGGTGGAGCTGCTGTGGCAGGTCTGCCAGATACCTGACTTCCGCAAGGGGCTCTTCGGGCAGCACGTCGCGCTGCTGCGGGAGACCTTCCTGCAGCTCACCGCCGGAGACGGGCGGCTGGACCCCACCTGGTTGAACAAGCAGGTGTCGCCGCTCGACGACGTGTCCGGCGACCTCCACACGCTGATGGACCGCCTGGCGGCCATCCGCATCTGGACGTACATCAGCCACCGGCCGGGCTGGCTGCGCGAGGCGGAGCAGTGGCAGGCGCGCACCCGTGGCATCGAGGATGCGCTGGGGGACGCGCTCCATGAGCGGCTCGTCGAGCGCTTCGTGCAGCGGGCGGCGAGGCGCAGCGCGCGCCGCTTCGCGCGGCCCACCGCGCGGCCCGCGGCCGGCTCCGACAGTCCCTTCGCGAAGCTGGGGCACCTGCTGGACGAGATGCCGGGCGCTGACGGCTCGGCGATGACGGAGGAGCAGTTCGTCCAGCGCGTGGTGGACGCGAGCCACGACGCCTTCCAGGTGGACGCGGCGGGCGTCATCTCCTTCGAGGGCGAGCCGCTGGCGCGCCTCGTTCGTGGCACGGACCGCCGCTCCCCCTTGCTGGCGCTGGCGGAGCCGGAGGTCTGGACGGCCGGCGCCCGGCAGCGGCTGGAGCGGCGGCTGCTCGCGCTGGCGAGAGACCTCGTCACCGAGGCCATGGGCGGCTTCCCCGCGGAGTCCTTTTCCGGCGCGGGGCGCTCCCCCGTGGCGCGGGGGCTCGCGTACCGCCTTTCCGAGGGGCTGGGGGTGATCAGCCAGGGGGAAGCACGCGAGCAGTGGCGGCTCCTGGATGAGGAGGCCCGGGCGCGTTTGCGCGAGCAGGGTGTCTGTGAGGGACACCGCTTCGTCTACGTCGCGGAGGCCCTGGCCCCGCATGCGCTGGAGCGGCGCCGCATGCTGACGTCACTGTTCCTGCAACGGCCGGTGCCCATGGGCGTGCCGCGTGAGCCCGTACTCCCGGCCTCCTCGCTGGACGGCCGGGAGGCGCGCGCCTACGGGTACGAGGTGCTCGGGAGCGTGGCCCTGCGCATCGATGTCGTCGAGCGCCTGAGCGAGGCCCTGCGCCATCCCCATGGGGGCCGGCAGGTGCATGCGCTCATGCGGGAGCTTCACCTGGAGGGCGGTGTCCGGGCGCGGGTGTTGCGCGAGCTGGGAGGTGCTTCCGGAAGTCCTCCGTCGAGGCGCCGCCGCCGGAGGCGTGGGGGCTCCGCGCCAGCGTCCGGCAAGAGCGGCGGGCACCCGAGCTGA